In Oryza brachyantha chromosome 1, ObraRS2, whole genome shotgun sequence, the following are encoded in one genomic region:
- the LOC102710551 gene encoding dihydroorotase, mitochondrial yields the protein MQIAATSTVSPSPHAKHLPKPFPRPSRVHLSSFRFRNKASISIAMAASTSPPPQELTITQPDDWHLHLREGDVLAAVLPHSALHFGRAIVMPNLKPPVTTTARAVEYREEILRALPPGSSFVPLMTLYLTDNTSPEEIKLAKKSGVVFAVKLYPAGATTNSQDGVTDIFGKCLPVLEEMARQEMPLLVHGEVTDQHVDTFDREKVFIEKILAPLVQRLPQLKIVMEHITTMDAVNFVESCKEGHVAATVTPQHLLLNRNALFQGGLQPHNYCLPVLKRETHRQAIVSAVTSGSKQYFLGTDSAPHDKRRKECSCGCAGIYSAPVALSLYAKVFEKAGALDKLEAFTSFNGPDFYGLPRNTSKIVLRKSAWKVPDTYSYSSGEIVPMFTGSTLEWLPSDQLEA from the exons ATGCAGATCGCCGCGACTTCCACTGTCTCCCCGAGCCCGCATGCGAAGCATTTGCCCAAACCTTTCCCCCGGCCGTCCCGCGTCCACCTCTCCTCTTTCCGGTTCCGGAACAAGGCGTCGATCTcgatcgccatggccgcctcgacgtcgccgccgcctcaggAGCTCACCATCACGCAGCCCGACGACTGGCACCTCCACCTCCGGGAAGGCGACGTCCTCGCGGCCGTGCTCCCCCATAG CGCGCTGCATTTTGGAAGGGCCATCGTGATGCCCAACCTGAAGCCACCGGTGACCACGACGGCACGTGCAGTGGAGTATAGGGAGGAGATCCTCAGGGCACTGCCGCCTGGGAGCAGCTTTGTGCCGCTCATGACGCTCTACCTCACCGATAATACTAGCCCAGAGGAGATCAAGCTCGCAA AAAAGAGCGGTGTGGTTTTTGCTGTGAAGTTGTACCCTGCCGGAGCAACTACTAACTCCCAAGATGGTGTCACTGATATATTTGGGAAATGCTTACCTGTGCTCGAGGAAATGGCTAGGCAGGAGATGCCTTTGCTT GTTCATGGAGAAGTCACAGATCAGCATGTTGATACCTTTGATCGGGAGAAGGTTTTCATTGAGAAAATATTGGCGCCACTTGTACAGAGACTGCCACAGCTGAAAATTGTTATGGAACATATCACCACTATGGATGCGGTTAACTTCGTAGAATCATGCAAAGAAG GTCATGTTGCTGCAACGGTGACTCCCCAACATCTTCTTCTCAACAGGAATGCCTTGTTTCAGGGTGGTTTGCAGCCACACAACTATTGCTTACCTGTACTCAAAAGAGAAACCCATA GACAAGCAATCGTTTCTGCGGTAACAAGTGGGAGTAAACAATACTTTCTTGGTACTGACAGTGCTCCTCATGATAAACGGAGAAAAGAATGCTCCTGTGGTTGTGCAGGAATATATAGCGCTCCTGTCGCTCTTTCCCTTTATGCGAAAGTATTTGAGAAG GCCGGTGCTCTTGATAAGCTAGAAGCATTTACAAGCTTCAACGGCCCAGATTTTTATGGCCTTCCAAGAAATACCTCCAAGATCGTCCTTAGAAAGAGCGCCTGGAAAGTACCTGATACATACTCATACAGTTCAGGAGAGATCGTACCTATGTTCACTGGCAGCACCCTCGAATGGCTTCCATCTGATCAACTTGAAGCATGA